The sequence CCTAAATGTGTTGAAAGATCTTGAAAATGCAGAAaaagacatttcttttcaaactttaactccagcacttactttttaaaattatttattatttagtaaCATACCATCTTTGAAACTTGAGCGACCATGTGATGAAGAATTAACCATGATTGGTTTAACGTTTTTGCGTGCCACTGTGGTTGAACTGTTAGATGCCACCATGGAAACACTTTTGCCTGTGACATTTTGTATTCCATTGGCACTATTGGATCCTGAGTTTTTCTGTGGTCCTGTATTTGGACTCCAGATTGTTCCCATGGCTATTAAATCATCGGATTCTCTACCTTAAGAAGAAACATAATATATTGTgagaaattcataaaaatttttGGATAGAtatcttaattttataaagaagttAAAGATCTGCTATGCTACAATgtaacaaaatacatatatgaaGGTGATGAGAGGATTCATTATAAGTAACATTATTGCTCAAAATATGTAACATGTAATGAAGATTACTAGaatgttgtgttgttgttttttcttgtcGAAAGGAATGCAGAATTGAACAGACCTTTttgcaaaacaaattatttattaaattgatcATAAGCTATAGTGATTGGTTTTTGAGTTTCAAAGCATTTTTATTGAAAGATTGTTTATGAAAATACCATTACAGACATTTCAAGACTTTTCAAAGTTCGTATTTAGGATTGTCTTGAAGACTAATGTATAGAGAGTATTCACATAGTACACTTTTTAACCAAGGAAGCCCCCTTATCCCTATTcaaacaataacataaaaaatacctaaatatttatcaaaaattctGATTTTACCCCAATTGAtttgaatagttttaaatacaatatatatagaaaCACCTTTTCTGACTTGCATGACAGACAAAAATAGCataataattcttttttaagtTTATGTCAACCATTTAACCTAATTTAAATCATTCCATTATTGTACATAGTCCAAATTATCTCAAATTGCCTAACAACTGTAATTTAATTCtcttgtacaattattatatcCTAGGTCTATTGAGTGTCAAGATTTAAAACGTTCTTTATCCTCATTTTTCCattggtatttttaaaagtaagaataAGGACATGTTGGTATATATCAATGAGAAATCAACTCAAccacaaacaaatatgttttatgcaAATTATTTTCAGTGTGATTCAATCTATTTTTCCATTTCCCCAGTAcagtttttttctcttaaaatctaaaaatacaACCAATCTTGAAATcaaatacattaaataataatttcaaatagtttGCAAGATAAATATACACAATATCTAAAGCTCGCCTGGCAAGAAACACAGTCACTGCATGATCCAAATGTTTTGCTTGGAGTTCCATGTAGAAatcttatttttgatttttaagaaacagaaaactaatttactataatcattatttttgttCACATGTGGCATAAAGAAGTATGCTTTGAACAGATAGAATAGTCCTGACAGATTAAAAtacagtatacatgtatttgttgttgaaagctgtacggtgacctatagttgttaatgtttgtgtcattttggtcttttgtggatagttgtctcattggcaatcataccacatcttcttttttatatttgtgttttgcttATTGCaattgttaaaggctgtacaACTGTCCTGTAATTGTTTATATCCTTGTcctttggtgtttttttttatagttggtGCATTGACTATCATACCACCTCTCCTTATTTTCTTCCATAAGAGTTGTTCCTGTTATTTCAATATAACCAATGACTTATATGTCAAatcaattttgaagatttttgggaaaaaaaaattttattttaaaggggGGATacaaaagttgttaaaatgttCTTATCAATCACCATTGTACATAGAGAATATTAAAGTGCAAGAAGTCTATTTGtaaatttacttatttttaaaaaacaattgcagaacttatttataaaaaaccTTATTGAAAGAAATAGTTGGCATGAGTAGTTTTATCCCATTCAGTATTACAGTAAAAATTTCACTTACATTGCAGTACATAATAAAAGAAGATAACCAACACCTGTAATTAACTTGAAGCAACTTTTCACCTTTTGCAGCCTGATTTTAAGCTTTAGTTGTCATGACACCTCAAGTTTCCATAATATTGTACAggaattcatttaaaaaagaattgcgCCTTGAAACATACAAGATATTAAAGTTTATGACTCTCAAAAATGTTGCTACAATGAAATGCAGGGTTTATTTCCTACAACTGTCGAATTAAAgattcatttttctttctttctcaaACTTCATGCACTTGTAAACAAGGATTTgaataactatacaaatccttgttgtaaataattaaaaatgctgTTTTTGTTGATATAAGATAGTcaaatttaaatagaaaatcaTGATACCCTATGAATTTGAGTAGAAACACTAATAGAACCTGGGATTTTTAATTTCTGCATTTCTTCAAAGGTCCTTTTTGTTGAttgatcaatttatatttttttttataattcatctCCTCCAGGATATAAAACTACTAGTTTTGAGATTTTATATTAAacttctttttatcaaaaattttagGCAGCTGTTTAGAATCAcgatttctgtatttttcaaaaCCCTTACACCAGAAAAGTCTATACAAACCTAGTTAGAATTACCATTATGGGATTGTATTTACACTTTTTCCTTCTCAGTcacataaataatttataagtgTTATAAACAACACATAACTTACTGTTGCGTAAATTGTAAGCCAAAAGGTGCCTAACAACACTACTGTGTATTCTTGGCAATTTTTCCCGTTCATCCATTACTTTAAATCGTACAAAACTATTTTCTCTCCATTTGGTCCACATTTTAAAGTccattaaaaagtttttcattaTGAGACGACACGTTTGCTATGTCCAGAACCATGGACGTTGGTCTAAAAACTGAATTTGTACCAACACCTGTATGATTATCACGTAAAATTATGAATTCCTTCATATTAAACTTTATAGATTTCTTTGTAATTGTCTTCTGCCCATTGTTCCAATATCAATGGTATCAGTTAGAAATAATCAATACCCAGAATGCAACAGTAAGATCTGAACAACAGATAACTTTATATTTAGTTGATTAATAATAAACGTCCATTTTTATGGCGGAAATCAATTAAACACAATCATTATCACTTTGGTTTTCCTTAAAATCGTTATTTATCAGCATATAAAATGGCTGAATGATTAAGAAATGTCAGAGATTAAGAAGGAGATCAAAGGAATGGATTTACAATAATATAGAATTCAATATCAATCTTGCTTATTATAATCAAatagaaggttttttttaatttgaagtcaTACTCATCAGCAAGGACTTCTAAGTGGTCAATGCaatgtattaaaacatttaaaaaaaaataattttagatttttaaggttttttatAGTTGTATAAATCTTGTTGAAATTTTGTCTTGGTCATGTTTTTTCCtctaaacaaatacaaaatgaaacatttacaaagtattttttttctacattaaatagctttttcatattttatatttcaaaagaaaatattttgtccttATACAGATTTAAGATATCTAGACATATAAAAGCAATaagatatatttgaaaacaCTATAAAATCCAAAACGTAGggaaaataacataatatacaACTAGTTCAGATCATATTTACTTAAAAACTCTCACTCAAGGTGTAAACCTATTTTTACTAATAATTTAGTCATGCTCAGTGAAGTATACAATGTAAAAATAGTTAAACAATCGATTAAAAATGGCTAGAGCATAGCTTATAATTCTTTctctaattttaaatttaatataaaataaaattattaaatgctATCACTATCATGTTTAGTTCAATAGACAATctagttttattaatttatttcatagttcatttttttatgattcataACTTACAGATTTTCAAAGTTcttacttgtaaaaaaaaatcataaggtAATCTAAATGCAACACcctgactgattttttttacctataaaaTGTAGCAAAATAAGGAAATCACGGAtagccgaccgtgcaagggctgcatagccagtcaaggtcgttaaaaacttccatttgttgaatCACGGATATGTGCTCAGAAAATGCTCAGTCCATGCAGTTATTACAAATTGTGATCTCATGCAACATGCAACAAAGTTAGTCATCTTTAAATTGAGTCAAATAAATCACTGATATTACACAGTATAGACTTTCCTAATTCTATTAATTGGTTTTTGTGTATGAACATGTTTCTTCAATTtgtagtttgttttgtttgagtGGCCTGGAGTACCACACAAGATTTACAACATAGAAGTACAGTATTGCAGTTGGAAGAGTATTTGATGTCCAGCATCTTATAGGATAATATTTTGGTTCTCTCTTATTTTTGAATGTcttgtttaaaaacttgaaaatgtaACAACTAAGCATCTATAAATAGCCACATTTGATAACAGCTTATGAATGCTCGTTCTGATTTTCTAGTAATGTATCATGCTATGATTGTTTTGTGATTGGACATTCTGCTTGAAAGCCTTGGAACACAATCTTAACTTCtgattaataatattttattaactaatCAATAAAAAGTACCATAGACTCAAAATATTGAACATGATTATACCAAATAAACGCATAAAATACAGTAAATGCCAAAAGGCTTAGTTTAGTTTCTGTAGAGACACTAGAAATGTCATTTCAAGTAAGAAATAaggaaaatgaaattttcaaactaaatatagatatatgaatgttttcaaaaaggacaaaaaggtaaaaatgaaTTTGATCGCATAGTGAAAAAACAAACTGCAGTTTCAGCAAGCTCATACAATAAGCAATCTTACCATAATATGGTACTACAACTGTAATATTGGTATTTTTCAggaaaatataattgaattcaTAATATTTGGAATGATCTTTGGTTAATAATATactaaaacaatttataagttatataattatactgagagaaagaaaaaaaacaacagaagaaaAGGATGTTAAACAGGGTaatcaaaatgtcaaatttttattaactagTATAATTTAGCTGTTTGAATTTCCTTGAGAAATAAATACCATTCAAACTTACAAAACACTAAGCAAGGTTCATGGAACATCCTTTTCTAGTCATGGGCATTGAATTATTATCCCAATATAGCCTCACAGTCTACCAACTGTACAGCAAGTTATTATTCTTAAGACAATTAACATATATCTGCTATTATATCTGgaaacaattttttgaaaagagaATTATTTGCAGCAACAGAGCAGTGTTGTCAAGTTTAAGGTTACTCaaataaagtaataaagaaACTTCGTATTGTAACTACCTGATGAATAATTACCTCCCCTTGAACCATACAGGGGGTCTCCCTTGAGTAAACCGTTCCGTAAACCATTAGGTCGGTACTGATTGCCGTTTTTCCCTGGACTTGGCAGTATAGGTCTCAAATTGTCATCACtttctttattaaaattcaCTGCAAATACAACACAAATTTGTTAAGACACATGACATATAAGAATTAATTAAGCACTATAACTTTTTATCATACTACTGAGAATAAGGTACACCGATCACCAGGCTCCTGGttcaatacaaaaatatcaagttatCAAAAAGGCTTTTACTGTTGAGTTTAAagtagtaataaaaaaaaaattaaaaaaaatgaagctttTAATGATCTCCAAATATGCTTTATTTAATTGTACAACATTCATAAAGCATTATTTTTAAACTAATGAGAATAAATCATATAGTTTTTATAACcctatatcatatatatatagttgttgaAGGATGATTGAGCAATGTTATATCTACCTATTggtatatagaaaataaaaattctataattaCAACTTTTTATACATACGTCTACGGGCCCTGCCTGTTAAAAGGTAGGGTTCTCCAGTAGGTTTCTGAGGACAGTAAATTTGCCTAAAAACCATTCTTAAATCctccaaaaattcaaaaactagTTAAAATGGCAGCCATAACATTCATAAACCATTTATCCACAGGTACAAagagcaatatttacaaaagatATTTACAAAGGACAATCGTAGGTATTATATTCTTTCAAagataatataaatgaaattcaCATTTACTTTCACTTATGTAAACACTTAAAGGACAATCCCAggttttgaaaatgaaaataagaaaactaaattaaaaaagattgaaGAATAGCCACTTTGTTAATGAAGAACTTCAAGCCTATTTTCTTGAATAGTTGCTATGATGCTACAACTGCATAGTTTACAATATCTTAAGTAAAAGTgtaaaagaatttttaaaagtctAAATGCTTTCAACAgcaattaaaatcaattattgTATGAATAGTTGAGAATTGATTAAATGTAATTGAAAGTGCTTCACTTATTGcctttttaaatatgtattcgatatcatctgtgaaatcAAGCTTACATTATTCAAAATCTCTTATGTTCGTATTATGACATTACAATAAATCTTttcaatacacaatttttttctgagGTCCCTCTGCCAGAAGCCTTTTTGGACAGAACATCATTTCCTTATGTCCCCACCCCCTCCCCACACACACAAACTGTGGTCGAGCCAATATAGTGTTACCCTCTTTGGATCTGCACCATTGATTTTTGCCCATATATCAGGctttcaggagcctgtaattcagtggttgtcctttgtttatgttttacatatttcttgtatgttcattttttgtacacaaaTCAGGCCTtatgttttctcatttgaattgttttacattgtcattttggggccttttatagctgcctATGTGGTGTGGGCTTtactaattgttgaaggccgtatggtgaactatatttattaattttttgtgtcattttggtctcttgtggagagttgtctcatttgcaatcataccacaccttctttttaatatttggactttgaaaattttgtgaaaataacagtttttatatttcacCACCTAAAAATGGTTTCAAGCTTTGTTTTGTGAGTGCCGCCATTCTTGTCAATCTTGCAAATCTAGTTTAAAAGatgtaaatttattaattaaaatataaattgaatgaGACAGCTTCCCAACAACACATATAAAGTGGGATGAAAATTGGATCATGACAAATGTGCATGCCTGAATAAGTGAAGTTGACCAGTCAAAAGATGGCTTTCTTCTTGCACAGAAAGAGTCAATCTTGTAAAAAGATGTTtgcttatttatttgtttttttaacctAAAAACAGGTCTTTCTGTGTGAGTCACTAAGGCCAAACTATGAAGTATAATGGTATACTtctacaaattgtgacttggatggagttgtctcattggcactcataccacatcttcctatatatattcaGTTGCAAAACTCATAAAAAGGTGAACAATGAGTATGTCTGTACCCTGTCCTAATTTTAAAATTGgcaatcattatttttataatatacaatcagtttataaaccttttaaagAAGTAcctttatttgtaatttataataGAATGATGTTTGTTCAACAATTTATCTTTGacattacaaattaaattttaagctcttaatatatatttatggttCCACCTCTTCATGTTAATAAATGTTCAAGCTGAACAATAACTATCATCAATATGGCCGTGTTGAGTAAGTTGAGTAAAGGCGGCAAATAATAGGTATAAAATCACACCAATAAAGTCAAAGGATCATACAATTCTGATGATTTGTAGAAAAGAATTGAACACAAATGTTAAGCACTTTTCACAATACAATGTGTAGCTTTTGACAAActgtcaaaatttttaaatgcatataactttatatcatatcaaatataaatttaaacttaACATGTATGTGCATGCTCTTTATCTATATGTGGATTATTGATGGAAAAATGTATATCACAAATATTTACCTACACATATGCAAACACTTACCAGAATCAAACTTATACATAATCAAATCCAATACAAAACTATGCAACTTATCACAAACATGGTCGAAAATTGAAAGGTTGAAacaataaagtttaaaaataaattactagATTTATCAATACGTTCTTAGCTAGGTCATATATTACATCTAATATTGGAATAATTCTCTCTGTTGAGTTGTAgccagaaaacaaaatcattgtttataatcctagatcttttgaaatgtaaaagtttaaattccCTTATACCCTGGAGTTTTTAAATAGTAACCAAGGCTAAACACAAGATATACTATATTTACTACTAACAATTGTATTCTGTCATAGTGACACTTACCTTTTTCTATAGATAATGATTTTCTAGATCCACCTTTGCTTGCTGGTCTTCGATTATTAAAGTCCACTAGGTTGTTAGAACTATGACGGTCTTTATCTTTGCTGTATTCAATAAAACTGTTTTGTCTAATTTCATCCAGCTGAGGAGAGTTTCGAACCTCGTTGCCATATAATATATCTGTAGTTGAATAAGGAACTGTTGGCGTGCTGGAAGAACTGAAAATAGATAATGGTTGacttaaaaatctaaaaatttgAACCTACACATAATTGTAGAAAGCTTTTGAAATCAGATCCATTTTGTACAAATAAGTGTGACTAAAAGATCAATAGAACCAATCAAAGttcaatactttttttctatatatccTTTTGTCTAACATGTCTGACAACAATGAAACACTTCAACAAGAAACAAATTGTCATATAATCCAGCCATTAAAATTCAAACAGtgcatgttatttatatatacagtgATAGGTGAAATAATTCTTAACATTTCTCTCATCATAGAGACAGTGCACTGAGCAACATGTCCATGTTTGGATGTTTTCAGATTGTCATACTTGTCTCAGACATTAATCTAAGATGCCAGGTAGATGTGGTATACCTGCAAACAAGATCAGCCCAAAGACCAAAGAGAAAGTTTAACACCTTCAGATGATCTTATGATCTAAGATTGATAGTCCACACCGTGCAAACTGCATAAGAATTCAAGGCACAttctttaatttagaaaaacaCCATGTGATTTGCATTAGAAAATACTATTTGTCAGTTTTCATGTATCTTCTTATTTGTCTTTTGAGTCAGTCGtaagataatttattttttaaagttaatctATTGCTTTTTATAGCTCagattttatttccaaaataaaaagccCCCAAAAAACacatcatttgaccatcataccTAAGTAGGTCTCGCTGTCTCCTAAAAAgcaaaaaatcattaatatttaaaGCATTATAATAAACCCAGCTTATTCCTATTCAATTGTTGAAGAAAAGGGTGTTATACTTATGCAGATGTATtgatacataatgtaacagGATGACAATTAATTGAGCAAatatataattctataataaaatttaaatgacattCTTGTTAATGATAAAAACTCAAACAgtcatatattacaaaaaaattattatatacacTGAAGTGATAGCATTACTTCACAATAAAATACACTTATCAAAAAATGATGATACAGAAAATAAACAGGATAAAAGGAGATAGTATTTGTCGACACAAAAGATAAATGAGCACTTAAAACCCAAACATGGATATAATATTAGGTTTTCAGTAACAAGCAGAATCAGCATAATACATGAACATAGTTTTTATcccaaattatattaaaatattttcattccCTCCACAGTCATTCTAAGGTTAATATTcaagttgtatatctttattgtTGTATAGTACTTTAAAAACACCTTGGCACAAGTATACTTCATGTACATGTTGTACTTACAAAAGGTGTGGATTTCAagtatacaaatttatttctttataatgcaaataaataactaacaaatcaaaatacaatgtaaacaacgaACTATTATTTACAtctatatatttgttgatcTAGATGTCTGCTCTAACAATTGTTCAAACAAACCCATCTTTTATAtgtaattatctcccttacctGATCTCAGCCAAAATCTTATTCAATGACAGATACGATTTACGTGTGGAATATCGACGGACTTGATAATCCATAGTTCAAATAGAATTCTATTCTTCAAAAACGTAATCTTCAtatctgaacaaacaaagtTTTAGTCATCCTAAAATTACTCCACTTAAAATTTACACAAATAATTTTAGTAAATATGTTATTATCCTAAGGGGAAGAATGATCTGATGGTCACCATTTTAAAGGTATTCCTTGACACGGGTTCCGTTGGTAATTTGAACATGCGTTAAACGTTCACACAACATTGGGTATAAGTGTAATCTTACAAGGACAACGTTTAG is a genomic window of Mytilus trossulus isolate FHL-02 chromosome 1, PNRI_Mtr1.1.1.hap1, whole genome shotgun sequence containing:
- the LOC134716281 gene encoding uncharacterized protein LOC134716281 isoform X8, giving the protein MTVISTQCEEKVRMNARFGKLYKESYRPSTSYNRPSTSTSDECVRLRLINVSSISLQCAQRSVENTYMYLKQSSALSSSSTPTVPYSTTDILYGNEVRNSPQLDEIRQNSFIEYSKDKDRHSSNNLVDFNNRRPASKGGSRKSLSIEKVNFNKESDDNLRPILPSPGKNGNQYRPNGLRNGLLKGDPLYGSRGGNYSSGRESDDLIAMGTIWSPNTGPQKNSGSNSANGIQNVTGKSVSMVASNSSTTVARKNVKPIMVNSSSHGRSSFKDVEPRYTDPVIGAQPSFQQRLMELSALESETIRYEKSKKVKKKVRDRDS
- the LOC134716281 gene encoding uncharacterized protein LOC134716281 isoform X3, which produces MMSDVLKSLTRSTTDITFTRGLTFERSSVVAPVVKLKYDVPKSPPNNNIRYKRKVVLSIPVEQKISHRHSLRLLRSSTFMHQDNLDCTVNADSQKVTGVGFGRSYDGEHKRKTKYTETDRHVKSASDDSKHGNRSNSSSTPTVPYSTTDILYGNEVRNSPQLDEIRQNSFIEYSKDKDRHSSNNLVDFNNRRPASKGGSRKSLSIEKVNFNKESDDNLRPILPSPGKNGNQYRPNGLRNGLLKGDPLYGSRGGNYSSGRESDDLIAMGTIWSPNTGPQKNSGSNSANGIQNVTGKSVSMVASNSSTTVARKNVKPIMVNSSSHGRSSFKDVEPRYTDPVIGAQPSFQQRLMELSALESETIRYEKSKKVKKKVRDRDS
- the LOC134716281 gene encoding uncharacterized protein LOC134716281 isoform X6; the encoded protein is MEFKDKIREIYFRERSQSLPSFYPKLDTGRLLSQMQINQQLNLLRNTGSLTPIQMYSHRMIRFKLMQNHRRQTLPIRLQPTSSSSTPTVPYSTTDILYGNEVRNSPQLDEIRQNSFIEYSKDKDRHSSNNLVDFNNRRPASKGGSRKSLSIEKVNFNKESDDNLRPILPSPGKNGNQYRPNGLRNGLLKGDPLYGSRGGNYSSGRESDDLIAMGTIWSPNTGPQKNSGSNSANGIQNVTGKSVSMVASNSSTTVARKNVKPIMVNSSSHGRSSFKDVEPRYTDPVIGAQPSFQQRLMELSALESETIRYEKSKKVKKKVRDRDS
- the LOC134716281 gene encoding uncharacterized protein LOC134716281 isoform X5, coding for MKPQRSWTTLDDGALTEDRVNLKDSMVLKLPTNSQLLNRLYANSGVRVRMQVGRNPRRKIPTVRELIEQLQHKHEQRLEKEMTEMIPLKDRSSSTPTVPYSTTDILYGNEVRNSPQLDEIRQNSFIEYSKDKDRHSSNNLVDFNNRRPASKGGSRKSLSIEKVNFNKESDDNLRPILPSPGKNGNQYRPNGLRNGLLKGDPLYGSRGGNYSSGRESDDLIAMGTIWSPNTGPQKNSGSNSANGIQNVTGKSVSMVASNSSTTVARKNVKPIMVNSSSHGRSSFKDVEPRYTDPVIGAQPSFQQRLMELSALESETIRYEKSKKVKKKVRDRDS
- the LOC134716281 gene encoding uncharacterized protein LOC134716281 isoform X4 translates to MKPQRSWTTLDDGALTEDRVNLKDSMVLKLPTNSQLLNRLYANSGVRVRMQVGRNPRRKIPTVRELIEQLQHKHEQRLEKEMTEMIPLKDRQKESVTRMIRHFIEESKSAPNLGKGSSSTPTVPYSTTDILYGNEVRNSPQLDEIRQNSFIEYSKDKDRHSSNNLVDFNNRRPASKGGSRKSLSIEKVNFNKESDDNLRPILPSPGKNGNQYRPNGLRNGLLKGDPLYGSRGGNYSSGRESDDLIAMGTIWSPNTGPQKNSGSNSANGIQNVTGKSVSMVASNSSTTVARKNVKPIMVNSSSHGRSSFKDVEPRYTDPVIGAQPSFQQRLMELSALESETIRYEKSKKVKKKVRDRDS
- the LOC134716281 gene encoding uncharacterized protein LOC134716281 isoform X7, with the protein product MPNSGGIRLQNSRKIYLPRKVYNAFENDCTVNADSQKVTGVGFGRSYDGEHKRKTKYTETDRHVKSASDDSKHGNRSNSSSTPTVPYSTTDILYGNEVRNSPQLDEIRQNSFIEYSKDKDRHSSNNLVDFNNRRPASKGGSRKSLSIEKVNFNKESDDNLRPILPSPGKNGNQYRPNGLRNGLLKGDPLYGSRGGNYSSGRESDDLIAMGTIWSPNTGPQKNSGSNSANGIQNVTGKSVSMVASNSSTTVARKNVKPIMVNSSSHGRSSFKDVEPRYTDPVIGAQPSFQQRLMELSALESETIRYEKSKKVKKKVRDRDS
- the LOC134716281 gene encoding uncharacterized protein LOC134716281 isoform X9; the encoded protein is MNVQKNFKMSRKFKEEIHKLLSLHCTVNADSQKVTGVGFGRSYDGEHKRKTKYTETDRHVKSASDDSKHGNRSNSSSTPTVPYSTTDILYGNEVRNSPQLDEIRQNSFIEYSKDKDRHSSNNLVDFNNRRPASKGGSRKSLSIEKVNFNKESDDNLRPILPSPGKNGNQYRPNGLRNGLLKGDPLYGSRGGNYSSGRESDDLIAMGTIWSPNTGPQKNSGSNSANGIQNVTGKSVSMVASNSSTTVARKNVKPIMVNSSSHGRSSFKDVEPRYTDPVIGAQPSFQQRLMELSALESETIRYEKSKKVKKKVRDRDS